One Streptomyces lincolnensis genomic region harbors:
- a CDS encoding SDR family NAD(P)-dependent oxidoreductase — MSTAQHKIGSGFGATSTADEVLAGIDLTGRLAVVTGGYSGLGLETTRSLTKAGARVVVPARRPDTAREALEGIDGVEVDELDLGDLESVRAFAERFLASDRTIDLMIDNAGIMACPETRVGPGWEAQFATNHLGHFALVNRLWPAIAPGGARVVSVSSRGHHFSGIRWDDLHWARGYDKWQAYGQAKTANVLFAVHLDRLARDAGVRAFSLHPGGIMTPLQRHLSQAEMIERGWIDEHGTLLTPELFKSPEQGAATQVWAATSPQLAGMGGVYLEDCDIAEPAAPDDERSGVRAWAVDPGQAARLWEVSAELTGVNAFAA; from the coding sequence ATGAGCACTGCACAGCACAAGATCGGATCCGGATTCGGCGCGACGAGCACCGCCGACGAGGTCCTCGCCGGCATCGACCTGACCGGACGGCTCGCCGTCGTCACCGGCGGCTACTCGGGGCTCGGCCTGGAGACCACACGGTCGCTGACGAAGGCGGGCGCCCGCGTCGTCGTCCCGGCCCGCCGCCCCGACACCGCGCGGGAGGCCCTGGAGGGCATCGACGGCGTCGAGGTCGACGAGCTCGACCTCGGCGACCTGGAGAGCGTGCGCGCCTTCGCCGAGCGCTTCCTCGCCTCGGACCGCACGATCGACCTCATGATCGACAACGCGGGGATCATGGCCTGCCCGGAAACCCGCGTGGGCCCCGGCTGGGAGGCCCAGTTCGCCACCAACCACCTCGGCCACTTCGCCCTGGTCAACCGGCTGTGGCCGGCCATCGCACCCGGCGGCGCCCGGGTCGTCTCCGTCTCCTCGCGCGGCCACCACTTCTCCGGCATCCGCTGGGACGACCTCCACTGGGCGCGGGGCTACGACAAGTGGCAGGCCTACGGCCAGGCCAAGACCGCGAACGTCCTGTTCGCCGTCCACCTCGACCGGCTCGCCCGGGACGCCGGCGTGCGCGCGTTCTCCCTGCACCCCGGCGGCATCATGACCCCGCTCCAGCGGCATCTGTCCCAGGCGGAGATGATCGAGCGCGGCTGGATCGACGAGCACGGCACGCTGCTCACCCCCGAGCTCTTCAAGTCCCCGGAGCAGGGCGCCGCCACCCAGGTGTGGGCCGCCACCTCGCCCCAGCTGGCCGGTATGGGCGGTGTCTACCTGGAGGACTGCGACATCGCCGAGCCCGCCGCGCCCGACGACGAGCGCAGCGGCGTCAGGGCCTGGGCGGTCGACCCCGGGCAGGCGGCCCGTCTGTGGGAGGTGTCGGCCGAGCTGACGGGCGTGAACGCGTTCGCGGCCTGA
- a CDS encoding FUSC family protein, which yields MTRVTDAVRPRGAPPISRAVDALRREAGSVGRAARAAWRGPGRERDLVVQSMKAAAAALLAWSVASVWLGDPMALMAPWVALVLVQATVFSSLRQAAQQWTALCAGTLLASAAQVLTDDTLGALALSVPVLMLLANWPRFGDQGIYGATTALFTLASGSVSASAVGHRVGQAALGAVIGVAVNALILPPVHLRDVRENLAALAGEAGDLLHIVAGDLRATEWDAQVAAGWTHGSARLERRLEALRSARGWSRESLRLASGPLLAVRRAPKPLPPESEDERWGRVTGHIAALTRTLAVAADEDRIPTPPDGPALRSYARLLELIGDACHAESRRLLGASDEAGLDDRSADRVEDAMWEQHERLQEGLREHAEHATARATVLGTLLLQAENLWTETVPGTRKR from the coding sequence ATGACGCGTGTGACTGATGCGGTACGCCCCCGTGGCGCCCCTCCGATCTCCCGTGCCGTCGACGCGCTGCGCCGGGAGGCGGGATCCGTGGGACGGGCCGCCCGGGCTGCTTGGCGAGGGCCGGGGCGGGAGCGGGATCTGGTCGTGCAGTCGATGAAGGCCGCCGCGGCGGCACTGCTCGCCTGGTCCGTGGCGAGCGTGTGGCTGGGCGACCCGATGGCCCTGATGGCGCCCTGGGTGGCACTGGTGCTGGTGCAGGCCACCGTGTTCAGCTCGCTGCGGCAGGCCGCGCAGCAGTGGACGGCCCTGTGTGCCGGAACCCTGCTCGCGTCGGCCGCCCAGGTGCTCACCGACGACACGCTGGGCGCGCTGGCGCTGTCCGTGCCGGTGCTGATGCTGCTCGCGAACTGGCCCCGCTTCGGCGACCAGGGCATCTACGGGGCGACGACCGCGCTGTTCACCCTCGCCTCGGGCAGTGTGTCGGCGTCGGCGGTCGGCCACCGGGTCGGACAGGCGGCGCTGGGCGCGGTCATCGGCGTCGCCGTCAACGCGCTGATCCTGCCGCCGGTGCACCTGCGGGACGTACGGGAGAACCTCGCGGCGCTGGCCGGGGAGGCGGGCGACCTGCTGCACATCGTCGCCGGTGATCTGCGGGCCACCGAGTGGGACGCCCAGGTCGCGGCCGGCTGGACGCACGGCTCGGCGCGGCTGGAACGGCGTCTGGAGGCCCTGCGTTCGGCCCGCGGCTGGAGCAGGGAGAGCCTGCGGCTGGCGTCCGGCCCGCTGCTCGCCGTCCGCAGGGCGCCGAAGCCCCTGCCGCCCGAGAGCGAGGACGAGCGCTGGGGCCGGGTCACCGGGCACATCGCCGCACTGACCAGAACGCTCGCCGTGGCCGCCGACGAGGACCGTATCCCCACCCCGCCCGACGGCCCGGCCCTGCGCTCCTACGCCCGTCTGCTGGAACTCATCGGCGACGCCTGCCATGCGGAGAGCCGCCGTCTGCTCGGCGCCAGCGACGAGGCGGGCCTGGACGACCGGTCGGCCGACCGGGTCGAGGACGCCATGTGGGAACAGCACGAGCGCTTGCAGGAAGGGCTGCGGGAACACGCCGAGCACGCCACCGCTCGGGCGACGGTCCTGGGCACGTTGTTGTTGCAGGCCGAGAACCTGTGGACCGAGACCGTGCCGGGCACCCGGAAGCGGTGA
- a CDS encoding HAD family hydrolase, which translates to MGRAAVFDVDGTLVDTNHLHVATWWEAFRQAGHTVPMHAVHRAVGLGSTDLIAHLLGDDRDRSRDEELSAAHKALYGQYFDRLPALSDAGRLLRRLHRDGWTVVLATSAGGAELSALRRAIDADDAIADTASADDVDEGKPAPEPVEHALELAGVGAEHAVFVGDTVWDMRAGSRAGVRCVGVLCGGIPRTDLEEAGATAIYADPADLLAGLEESPLAP; encoded by the coding sequence ATGGGACGGGCCGCGGTGTTCGACGTCGACGGGACCCTCGTCGACACCAACCACCTCCACGTGGCCACCTGGTGGGAGGCCTTCCGGCAGGCCGGGCACACGGTGCCCATGCACGCCGTCCACCGGGCCGTCGGGCTCGGCTCCACCGATCTGATCGCCCACCTCCTCGGCGACGACCGGGACCGGAGCCGGGACGAGGAGCTGAGCGCCGCCCACAAGGCCCTGTACGGGCAGTACTTCGACCGGCTGCCCGCCCTGTCCGACGCCGGCCGGCTCCTGCGGCGCCTGCACCGCGACGGCTGGACCGTCGTCCTCGCCACCTCGGCGGGCGGCGCCGAACTCTCCGCGCTGCGCCGCGCCATCGACGCCGACGACGCGATCGCCGACACCGCGAGCGCCGACGACGTCGACGAGGGCAAGCCCGCTCCCGAACCCGTCGAACACGCCCTCGAACTCGCCGGTGTCGGCGCCGAACACGCCGTCTTCGTCGGCGACACCGTCTGGGACATGCGCGCGGGCAGCCGCGCCGGCGTCCGCTGCGTGGGCGTCCTGTGCGGCGGCATCCCCCGCACCGACCTGGAGGAAGCGGGAGCGACGGCCATCTACGCCGACCCCGCGGACCTGCTGGCGGGCCTGGAGGAAAGCCCCTTGGCACCCTGA
- a CDS encoding PHP domain-containing protein encodes MDPVEALDRIAFLLERSRAPTYRVRAFRTAARVLSELPEGEIGERARAGTLEDLKGVGPRTAQAVREALEGRVPGYLEKLEGEADAPLTGGGAGLRALLRGDCHLHSDWSDGGSPIEAMGRAAAELGHEWAVLTDHSPRLTVARGLSPERLRRQLDVVAELNETWAPFRLLTGIECDILDDGSLDQEPELLDRLDVVVVSVHSKLRMDARSMTRRMVAAVRDPHADVLGHCTGRLVTGRGRPESEFDAEAVFAACAESGTAVEINSRPERLDPPRRLLRRAVEAGVLFSIDTDAHAPGQLDWQIHGCERAEECGVPPERVVTTWPLDDLLAWTREGRTPDRVASG; translated from the coding sequence ATGGACCCCGTCGAGGCTCTGGACCGGATCGCCTTCCTGCTGGAGCGGTCCCGCGCGCCGACGTACCGCGTGCGCGCCTTCCGTACGGCGGCCCGCGTGCTGTCGGAGCTGCCCGAGGGCGAGATCGGCGAGCGGGCGCGGGCCGGGACGCTGGAGGACCTCAAAGGGGTCGGCCCCAGGACGGCGCAGGCGGTGCGCGAGGCCCTGGAGGGCCGGGTGCCGGGCTATCTGGAGAAGCTTGAGGGTGAGGCCGACGCACCGCTCACCGGGGGCGGGGCCGGGCTGCGGGCGCTGCTGCGCGGGGACTGCCATCTGCACTCCGACTGGTCGGACGGCGGCAGCCCCATCGAGGCGATGGGCCGGGCCGCGGCGGAGCTCGGCCACGAGTGGGCGGTGCTGACCGACCACTCGCCCCGGCTGACCGTGGCCCGCGGACTGTCGCCGGAACGGCTGCGGCGACAGCTGGACGTGGTGGCGGAGCTCAACGAGACCTGGGCACCGTTCCGGCTGCTGACCGGCATCGAGTGCGACATCCTCGACGACGGTTCCCTGGACCAGGAGCCGGAGCTGCTGGACCGGCTGGACGTCGTGGTGGTGTCCGTGCACTCCAAGCTGCGGATGGACGCCCGCTCGATGACCCGGCGCATGGTGGCCGCCGTCCGCGATCCGCACGCCGACGTGCTCGGGCACTGCACCGGGCGGCTGGTGACGGGGCGGGGGCGGCCGGAGTCGGAGTTCGACGCGGAGGCGGTGTTCGCCGCGTGCGCCGAGTCCGGCACGGCCGTGGAGATCAACAGCCGGCCCGAGCGGCTCGATCCGCCGCGGCGACTGCTGCGCCGGGCCGTCGAGGCGGGCGTGCTGTTCTCGATCGACACCGACGCGCACGCGCCCGGCCAGCTGGACTGGCAGATCCACGGCTGCGAGCGGGCCGAGGAGTGCGGGGTGCCGCCGGAGCGCGTGGTCACCACGTGGCCCCTCGACGACCTGCTGGCCTGGACCCGCGAGGGGCGCACTCCGGACCGAGTGGCGAGCGGCTGA
- a CDS encoding SDR family oxidoreductase: MSAPAVPRSKVAVITGADSGIGKATAVRLARAGMDVGITWHSDLQGAEETAEEVRAHGQRAAVAQMDLTRLPTAAGTVDELCDRLGRLDVLVNNAGTGTMTPFLDLELDDVREVLEVDLVGPFLCGQRAARHMIRQGHGGRIVNVTSVHEHQPRVGAAPYCAAKGGLGLLTQVMALELAEHGITVNAVAPGEIATPMTGQEDTDPHTEDRPGVPLGRPGDAREVAAVIAFLAGPDASYVTGASWSVDGGMLRMGPQAGSHLGDDEWRRP; this comes from the coding sequence ATGTCCGCACCCGCCGTACCGCGCAGCAAGGTGGCCGTGATCACCGGCGCCGACTCCGGCATCGGGAAGGCCACCGCCGTTCGGCTGGCCCGGGCCGGGATGGACGTCGGCATCACCTGGCACAGTGACCTCCAGGGCGCCGAGGAGACCGCCGAGGAGGTGCGCGCCCACGGGCAGCGGGCCGCCGTGGCGCAGATGGACCTCACCCGGCTGCCCACCGCCGCCGGCACCGTCGACGAGCTGTGCGACCGGCTGGGCCGCCTCGACGTCCTGGTCAACAACGCCGGTACGGGCACCATGACGCCCTTCCTCGACCTGGAACTCGACGACGTCCGTGAGGTCCTGGAGGTCGACCTCGTCGGCCCCTTCCTGTGCGGGCAGCGCGCCGCCCGGCACATGATCCGGCAGGGGCACGGGGGCCGGATCGTCAACGTGACCTCCGTTCACGAACACCAGCCCCGGGTCGGCGCCGCCCCCTACTGCGCGGCCAAGGGCGGCCTGGGTCTGCTCACCCAGGTCATGGCCCTGGAGCTCGCCGAGCACGGCATCACCGTCAACGCGGTGGCACCCGGCGAGATCGCCACGCCCATGACCGGCCAGGAGGACACCGACCCGCACACCGAGGACCGCCCCGGCGTCCCGCTCGGCCGTCCCGGCGACGCCCGCGAGGTCGCCGCCGTGATCGCCTTCCTCGCCGGCCCCGACGCCTCCTACGTCACCGGCGCCTCCTGGAGCGTCGACGGCGGCATGCTCCGAATGGGCCCGCAGGCCGGCTCCCACCTGGGCGACGACGAGTGGCGACGGCCTTGA
- a CDS encoding VanZ family protein, with protein MARAAFSRSAFRLRSTKSETPDRSRARPRSGKAVEARPKSGKADGKTRPKPGKSGAEAKPTSGRAERGGRSARGGRRPLPFLLRLLAMLFAFAFMVAFAVVLARLTLEPSPASAPLTHTNMRPGSSLRAYLDQPELRDAVKQIGGNLVLGIPFGILVPVLAPRTRGILRVLLLTAVVMLTVEFAQGALVNGRAFDVDDVILNTTGALIGYLLLGRRLSRAVHS; from the coding sequence ATGGCCCGTGCAGCCTTTTCGCGTTCCGCGTTTCGCCTGCGCAGCACCAAGTCCGAGACTCCCGACCGGAGCAGGGCGCGCCCCCGGTCGGGCAAGGCCGTCGAGGCGCGACCCAAGTCCGGCAAGGCCGACGGCAAGACGCGGCCGAAGCCCGGGAAGAGCGGGGCGGAGGCGAAACCCACATCGGGCAGGGCCGAGCGGGGTGGGCGGTCGGCCCGGGGCGGGCGGCGTCCCCTGCCGTTCCTCCTGCGGCTGCTGGCGATGCTGTTCGCCTTCGCCTTCATGGTGGCGTTCGCGGTCGTGCTGGCCCGGCTGACGCTGGAGCCCTCCCCCGCGTCGGCTCCGCTGACCCACACCAACATGCGCCCGGGCAGTTCGCTGCGGGCCTACCTGGACCAGCCCGAGCTGCGGGACGCGGTCAAGCAGATCGGCGGGAACCTGGTCCTGGGCATCCCGTTCGGCATCCTCGTCCCGGTGCTCGCGCCGCGGACCCGGGGAATCCTGCGGGTGCTGCTGCTGACCGCGGTCGTCATGCTGACGGTGGAGTTCGCTCAGGGCGCGCTGGTCAACGGCCGTGCCTTCGACGTGGACGACGTCATCCTCAACACGACCGGCGCCCTGATCGGCTATCTGCTGCTGGGGCGGCGGCTCAGCCGGGCGGTGCATAGCTGA
- a CDS encoding DUF4230 domain-containing protein, translated as MTTPIRRVSRRMPGWAKAVSAVVLVLVVFFAGIRLSVLPGLKDLFGTETHDRSGPALLQSIQDISRYDAASGNFQVVVDLEKDTKYLPDAIRGSRTLYIGAGSVDAYVDLGKVGKNDVTVNGDRTSATLLLPHAQLGKAALDVDRSYAVSKQRGLLDRLTDLFNDNPNGEQAVQKLAVRHIGAAAKESELTKRAEVNTTNMLEGLLQSLGFKEVNVRYGS; from the coding sequence ATGACGACTCCCATCAGGCGCGTGTCCAGGCGTATGCCCGGCTGGGCGAAGGCGGTGAGTGCCGTGGTACTGGTGCTCGTCGTGTTCTTCGCCGGGATCCGGCTGAGTGTGCTGCCGGGTCTGAAGGACCTGTTCGGCACCGAGACCCATGACCGTTCCGGCCCCGCACTGCTCCAGTCCATCCAGGACATCAGCCGTTACGACGCGGCCTCCGGCAATTTCCAGGTCGTCGTGGACCTGGAGAAGGACACCAAGTACCTGCCCGACGCGATCCGCGGCTCCCGCACCCTGTACATCGGGGCGGGTTCCGTCGACGCCTACGTCGACCTCGGCAAGGTCGGCAAGAACGACGTGACGGTCAACGGCGACCGTACGTCGGCCACCCTGCTGCTGCCGCACGCACAGCTCGGCAAGGCCGCCCTGGACGTCGACCGCTCCTACGCGGTGTCCAAGCAGCGCGGTCTCCTCGACCGCCTGACCGACCTGTTCAACGACAACCCCAACGGCGAACAGGCCGTCCAGAAACTGGCGGTGAGGCACATCGGCGCGGCGGCGAAGGAGAGCGAACTGACCAAACGCGCCGAGGTCAACACCACCAACATGCTCGAAGGGCTGCTGCAATCCCTCGGCTTCAAGGAGGTGAACGTCAGGTACGGCTCCTGA
- a CDS encoding cytochrome P450 produces MSTDSTSRPLCPMHHIAFPESGPPRPGTLATGTPVWLVTRYAEVRQVLMDPRFDRRSLKAEDAPPLLVVPNLLDTPDGLLNQDGPAHQRLRGTVQRAFTPRAIARWRPWVASVVESLLDDFARRPRPADIIEGFTRPLPVAVISRLMGLDHADWDRIRDWADHALSGGAHTADEVGTAMLEFGVFCADLVAERRKDPGDDLVSGLVAAGDGLGIDERQLVILVLGLVVAGHETTMTALGNIVVHLLTDGREAWPRLAEYEDNAATAVENLLRTVPLSEGRVLPGLIRRAVEDVELGGVTIPAGAVVAVQINSANRDPEVFPPGPPDLFTPLSSPTVVFGAGPHHCLGAWLARLELGLALHRLAARFPGLKAEFTPETIEWREGQMTRSPRRLPVSW; encoded by the coding sequence ATGAGCACAGACAGCACCTCACGTCCCCTGTGCCCCATGCACCACATCGCCTTCCCCGAGTCAGGCCCGCCCCGGCCCGGCACCCTCGCCACCGGCACCCCGGTCTGGCTGGTGACCCGGTACGCCGAGGTGCGCCAGGTCCTCATGGACCCCCGGTTCGACCGGCGCTCCCTGAAGGCCGAGGACGCCCCGCCGCTGCTTGTCGTACCGAACCTGCTGGACACCCCGGACGGCCTGCTCAACCAGGACGGGCCCGCCCACCAGCGGCTGCGCGGCACCGTCCAGCGGGCGTTCACCCCGCGCGCGATCGCCCGCTGGCGGCCCTGGGTGGCCTCGGTGGTGGAGTCCCTGCTCGACGACTTCGCGCGGCGGCCCCGGCCGGCCGACATCATCGAGGGGTTCACCCGGCCCCTGCCGGTCGCGGTGATCTCCCGGCTGATGGGGCTCGACCACGCGGACTGGGACCGCATCCGCGACTGGGCCGACCACGCCCTGTCCGGCGGGGCGCACACCGCGGACGAGGTCGGCACGGCGATGCTGGAGTTCGGGGTGTTCTGCGCCGATCTCGTCGCCGAGCGGCGCAAGGATCCCGGCGACGACCTGGTCAGCGGGCTGGTGGCGGCCGGCGACGGTCTCGGCATCGACGAACGGCAGCTGGTCATCCTGGTCCTGGGCCTGGTGGTGGCCGGGCACGAGACCACCATGACCGCCCTCGGCAACATCGTCGTCCACCTCCTCACCGACGGGCGGGAGGCCTGGCCGCGGCTGGCCGAGTACGAGGACAACGCGGCCACCGCGGTCGAGAACCTGCTGCGGACGGTGCCGCTCAGCGAGGGCCGGGTACTGCCCGGTCTGATCCGCCGGGCCGTCGAGGACGTCGAACTCGGCGGTGTGACCATCCCGGCGGGCGCTGTGGTCGCCGTCCAGATCAACTCCGCCAACCGGGACCCGGAGGTCTTCCCGCCCGGCCCGCCCGACCTGTTCACACCTCTGAGCTCGCCCACCGTGGTCTTCGGCGCGGGCCCCCACCACTGCCTGGGCGCCTGGCTCGCCCGCCTGGAACTCGGCCTCGCCCTGCACCGGTTGGCGGCCCGCTTCCCGGGCCTGAAGGCCGAGTTCACCCCGGAGACCATCGAGTGGCGGGAGGGTCAGATGACCCGCAGCCCGCGTCGGCTGCCGGTCTCCTGGTGA
- the otr(A) gene encoding tetracycline resistance ribosomal protection protein Otr(A), whose protein sequence is MHTLNIGILAHVDAGKTSLTERLLFDHGAIDRLGSVDTGDTRTDDGTIERQRGITIRSAVAAFTVGDTQINLIDTPGHSDFIAEVERALEVLDGTVLLLSAVEGVQAQTRVLMRTLRRLRLPTLVFVNKIDRAGARADALLTDMRRRLTPHLTAVTGVTGIGTHGARVLPLPLGSRTAEALADVDPEILTALVDGPEPTPDELLRSLAARTADGSFHPVFLGSALGGQGVPELVDGITRLIPAAPATPATEPRGTVFAVLPGPGGERTAYLRLYDGEVTRRQPLTFRRREADGRTTEVGGRVTRLDVVGRPEPLTAGNIAVVTGLPGIRVGDRLGELTDRAPQFAPPTLQTLARARRPGQAAALRAALLTLADQDPLLHARPAASGATALLLYGEVQMEVLAATLTQDFGIEAEFEPGRVRFLERPAGVGEAWEEMPWHDRTRYWATIGLRVEPGPRGSGGVFAYETELGALPRAFHQAVEETVHTTMAAGPNGTPVTDYRVTLVRSGFCAPISTAADFRGLTPIVLRRALERAGTRLYEPYHAFETEVPLDALAPVTAHLASVGAEFTGTSGGSTAWLITGELAARRVREVELRLPGLTHGEGVWWSRPSGDRELKPH, encoded by the coding sequence ATGCACACCCTGAACATCGGCATCCTGGCCCACGTCGACGCCGGTAAGACCAGCCTCACCGAGCGGCTGCTGTTCGACCACGGCGCGATCGACCGGCTCGGCAGCGTCGACACCGGTGACACCCGCACGGACGACGGGACGATCGAGCGACAGCGCGGCATCACCATCCGCTCCGCCGTCGCCGCGTTCACCGTCGGCGACACCCAGATCAACCTCATCGACACCCCCGGACACTCCGACTTCATCGCCGAGGTCGAGCGCGCCCTGGAGGTCCTCGACGGCACCGTCCTGCTGCTGTCGGCGGTGGAGGGCGTGCAGGCGCAGACACGGGTCCTGATGCGGACGCTGCGCCGGCTGCGGCTGCCCACGCTCGTCTTCGTCAACAAGATCGACCGGGCGGGCGCCCGGGCGGACGCTCTGCTCACCGACATGCGGCGCCGGCTGACCCCGCACCTGACCGCCGTCACCGGCGTCACGGGCATCGGCACGCACGGAGCCCGGGTGCTGCCGCTACCGCTCGGATCCCGTACGGCCGAGGCGCTCGCCGACGTCGACCCGGAGATCCTGACGGCCCTGGTCGACGGCCCCGAGCCGACCCCGGACGAGCTGCTGAGGTCCCTGGCTGCCCGCACCGCCGACGGCTCCTTCCACCCGGTCTTCCTCGGCTCGGCCCTCGGCGGCCAGGGCGTCCCGGAACTGGTCGACGGCATCACCCGCCTGATCCCCGCGGCACCCGCCACCCCGGCCACCGAACCACGCGGCACGGTCTTCGCCGTACTGCCGGGCCCGGGCGGCGAACGCACGGCGTATCTGCGGCTCTACGACGGTGAGGTGACCCGGCGTCAGCCTCTGACGTTCCGCCGGCGCGAGGCGGACGGCCGGACCACCGAGGTCGGCGGCCGCGTCACGCGCCTCGACGTCGTCGGCCGCCCGGAGCCGCTGACCGCCGGGAACATCGCCGTCGTCACCGGCCTGCCCGGAATCCGCGTCGGTGACCGGCTCGGCGAACTCACCGACCGTGCCCCGCAGTTCGCGCCACCCACGCTCCAGACCCTGGCCCGGGCCCGGCGCCCCGGGCAGGCGGCGGCCCTGCGCGCGGCCCTGCTCACGCTCGCCGACCAGGACCCGCTGCTCCACGCCCGTCCGGCGGCCTCCGGCGCCACCGCGCTGCTGCTGTACGGCGAGGTCCAGATGGAGGTGCTCGCGGCGACGCTCACCCAGGACTTCGGCATCGAGGCCGAGTTCGAGCCGGGCCGCGTCCGCTTCCTGGAACGGCCCGCCGGGGTGGGCGAGGCGTGGGAGGAGATGCCGTGGCACGATCGCACCCGGTACTGGGCGACGATCGGTCTGCGGGTCGAGCCGGGACCGCGCGGCTCGGGCGGGGTGTTCGCGTACGAGACGGAACTCGGCGCGCTCCCCCGTGCCTTCCACCAAGCGGTCGAGGAGACGGTCCACACCACGATGGCCGCCGGGCCGAACGGCACGCCCGTCACGGACTACCGGGTCACGCTCGTCCGGTCGGGCTTCTGCGCACCGATCAGCACGGCCGCCGACTTCCGCGGGCTCACACCCATCGTGCTGCGCCGGGCGCTGGAGCGGGCAGGGACCCGGCTGTACGAGCCGTACCACGCCTTCGAGACGGAGGTGCCGCTCGACGCCCTCGCCCCGGTGACCGCCCACCTCGCCTCGGTCGGCGCCGAGTTCACGGGGACGTCGGGCGGGTCCACGGCCTGGCTGATCACCGGCGAGCTGGCGGCCCGGCGGGTGCGCGAGGTCGAGCTGCGGCTGCCCGGGCTCACACACGGCGAGGGGGTGTGGTGGTCACGGCCGTCCGGCGACCGTGAACTCAAGCCCCACTAG
- a CDS encoding ribose-phosphate diphosphokinase, which translates to MRDIAVFSGSAHPELAQEVCAHLGVPLSPTRVSRFANDCLEVQLQANCRERDVFLIQPLVRPVQENLVELLLMCDAARGASAGRITVVMPHYSYARSDKKDAPRISLGGRLVADLMVAAGASRMLAMTLHSPQVHGFFSVPVDHLHALRELAAHFRQYDLTRTTVVSPDLGNAKEAAAFARMIGAQVAAGAKQRFADDRVTINSVIGEVAGRDVIVLDDEIAKGSTVLELLDRLRELGPRSIRVACTHGLFADGALKRIGEQPDVLEIVCTNTVPVPEEERTDKLRILTVAPALAEAVRRIHNGESVSALFDAPRTE; encoded by the coding sequence GTGCGAGACATCGCCGTGTTCAGCGGAAGTGCCCACCCCGAGCTGGCCCAGGAGGTCTGCGCGCATCTGGGGGTGCCGCTCAGCCCCACCCGGGTCAGCCGGTTCGCCAACGACTGTCTGGAGGTGCAGCTCCAGGCGAACTGCCGGGAGCGGGACGTCTTCCTGATCCAGCCGCTGGTCAGGCCGGTCCAGGAGAACCTCGTGGAGCTGTTGCTGATGTGCGACGCGGCACGCGGGGCCTCGGCCGGACGGATCACCGTCGTGATGCCGCACTACTCCTACGCCCGCTCCGACAAGAAGGACGCGCCCCGCATCTCCCTGGGCGGGCGGCTGGTCGCGGACCTGATGGTGGCGGCCGGCGCGAGCCGGATGCTGGCCATGACCCTGCATTCGCCCCAGGTCCACGGCTTCTTCTCGGTGCCGGTCGACCACCTGCACGCCCTGCGGGAACTCGCCGCGCACTTCCGGCAGTACGACCTCACGCGCACCACGGTCGTCTCGCCCGACCTCGGCAACGCCAAGGAGGCCGCCGCGTTCGCCCGCATGATCGGCGCCCAGGTCGCCGCCGGCGCCAAGCAGCGGTTCGCGGACGACCGGGTCACCATCAACTCCGTCATCGGCGAGGTCGCCGGGCGGGATGTGATCGTGCTGGACGACGAGATCGCCAAGGGCTCCACCGTCCTCGAACTCCTCGACCGGCTGCGGGAGCTGGGGCCGCGCTCGATCCGGGTCGCCTGTACGCACGGACTGTTCGCCGACGGGGCCCTGAAGCGGATCGGGGAGCAGCCGGACGTCCTGGAGATCGTGTGCACCAACACCGTGCCCGTCCCCGAGGAGGAGCGCACGGACAAGCTGCGGATCCTGACCGTCGCCCCGGCGCTCGCCGAGGCCGTACGCCGGATCCACAACGGTGAGTCCGTCAGCGCCCTGTTCGACGCGCCGCGAACCGAATAG